In Nostoc edaphicum CCNP1411, the sequence TGCTGACAGTGCAGACTCTTTGTAATAAATCTATTACTTGTTCTTTGTAATCTGCAAAGCGATATGTGTTGAATTTTTCAGCAATTGTCGGGTCTTTAGGTTTCTTTTCTTTGTATTGATCTAATATCCATTCTAAAGCACAACGGTTGCCAAGGCGATATTCCCAAGCAATTTTGGGGATACCTTCTAAAGTGGTGACATCATCTAAAATAATGGTTCCATTGGCTGCATCGGCTTTGAGTTTTGCCTTTGGTGTCCTATTTTTAGCTAAAGGTAAATCAATTCGTTTTAAAGGATAGGGTTCGACGGTTTCATAATTGATGTGCAAATCCATCAACTGTTTACCCCAGTTAACCCATTGGTGAAAGTCATCATAGAAGGGTATACGAGGAAATTCTCGTTTCAGGTTGAGTTCGTATTTGATGCGATAGGCGGGATTGTGCAAGACTGCGTAGGTGTAGTGAAAAATATCTAATTTGGTAATTATCGAATCACCGTAATGGGTTTGAAATTGTGCTAATCCCCAGTCGGTAATGTTGTCGGTGCGGTTCCCTTCTTTGTCGTAGCGGTAGAGAGGAAGGCATTGAGTCTGTTCAAGAAAGTGATAATCACAAGCTCTTTGAGATGCAAAAGCTTGAAAGGGTTTTAATAAGGGAGTTCCAGAAAAATAAATGATAATATTATGTTGCTCAAATTTTTTGCCGAATATATTCAAATGATTAGTGGTTAGAACATCATTTAAAATAAAGTCACTGTAAAACCATTGTTGAATAAAAGGTCGATATAACGAAACATTAATAATATTTTCATCAAAAGAAACTTTTTTGCAAGATAATAAGTTTTGCTTTAAATCTCTACTCCATTTAATAGTATAATCAACAAAATTATCTAAACTATGTACTTTTCCTGCTTTTTTATATCTTTCAATCTCGGAATTATAAAAATCAATTAAAAAATTCACTTTATCAAACAAGACATCTTTATCCAAATCATAAACCCATTCATCCCTGTTAGTCTTAATTCCATTGGTATAAAGTTTAAATAGCGCTTTTTCCTCTACATTTGTTTTTGTAAATTTAATATTTTTATCAACTAAAGGTAGTAGGCTAGCAAAATCAGTATCGGCAATATTTATCCAGTTGTTACTTTTATCTCGCGTAATATGCTCAAAAGCAATTTGAGTAAATATGTTTTCTCCTAAAAATTTAAGTTTATCTTCTGCTTTATCAAATTCTGGTCTGCGCGTATAGAATATTTTGCATGGTGAGCCACTACTTCCCTTTGTCTTCACCATAAAAGTTATGGCGACACCGGTTTGAATCCCAAAAACATTATGCTTAGTACCTGATAATTTAGGATTAGCTCTTACATCCCCACCTAAATCAATAATATAAATTTCGCTGAAATCATCATCAACAGCTTTTCTAAATCCATCAAAAGTTTTTGCATTAATAAAAGATGAGTTTGTAATAAAAGCCAAAATACCATTTTCATTTAACTTGTTTGTTGCCCAGCGAAAGAAACGGGCATACATATCATAAACTTTAGTTTTTTGGGCATTACTATATTTGACGTAACTATCCTTAATTAGCTTGTCTATCTCTGGATATAAGCGATTTTTATTATTATCATTTTCATTTGCTTGATTTGCATTGTAAGGTGGATTACCAATAATCACTGATATTTTACTTTCATTCTGCCGTTTAATTCTCTCTGTATTTTCTACACTCAGCGAAAGCAAATTCATTTGCTTGCCTGCAAATGATGTATGTTCCAACGTATCGACAAAACAAATATTCTCAAACTCTTGATATTCACCCATTTTTTGCTTATAGGTGTATTCAATATTCAAGTTAGCAATATAATAAGGTAAAATTGCTACTTCATTACAATGAATTTCATGCTTATACTTGTATTCCAGAGTATTCTTAGGCAAATAATCAATTAACTCAGTAATAAAAGTGCCTGTTCCTGTAGCAGGATCTAAAATTTCTACATCTTTATCAGCTAACAATTTACCGAAATTTTTATGAACTAAATAATCTACACTTTCAATCATGAAGCGCACAACTTCATTCGGCGTATAGACAATTCCTAGCCTGTCAGCCGCTTTCGGATTATATGCTTTGTAGAAGTTCTCATAAAGCACTTTTAAAAACTTCTGCTTTTCATGATGATTGTAAATATTCGCCGTAGTTCTTCTAATGACACCATAGTAACGCTCAATAGTACCAAGAGTATTCTTTTTAGTGCTACCTGTAAAAAAGGTATCGATTATATTTTTTAATTCACGAGCAATATTATTTTCTCG encodes:
- a CDS encoding type ISP restriction/modification enzyme, encoding MSKLLVSQYHTEVERIIQYGGSRKETSIRVAFQNLVNEYCKPREFRLIPELDYKTPSGKLVYPDGTVKDALRLDWGYWESKDEYDNLDQEIEKKLIKGYPDSNILFEDSQTAVLIQGGQETMRVPMKDADALDGIITYFINYVRPEVKDFREAIETFKEDLPTVLNALRDLIDSQIETNAAFQTARAKFWGICKESINPEVTLLDVREMMIQHILTEDIFISIFNESQFHRENNIARELKNIIDTFFTGSTKKNTLGTIERYYGVIRRTTANIYNHHEKQKFLKVLYENFYKAYNPKAADRLGIVYTPNEVVRFMIESVDYLVHKNFGKLLADKDVEILDPATGTGTFITELIDYLPKNTLEYKYKHEIHCNEVAILPYYIANLNIEYTYKQKMGEYQEFENICFVDTLEHTSFAGKQMNLLSLSVENTERIKRQNESKISVIIGNPPYNANQANENDNNKNRLYPEIDKLIKDSYVKYSNAQKTKVYDMYARFFRWATNKLNENGILAFITNSSFINAKTFDGFRKAVDDDFSEIYIIDLGGDVRANPKLSGTKHNVFGIQTGVAITFMVKTKGSSGSPCKIFYTRRPEFDKAEDKLKFLGENIFTQIAFEHITRDKSNNWINIADTDFASLLPLVDKNIKFTKTNVEEKALFKLYTNGIKTNRDEWVYDLDKDVLFDKVNFLIDFYNSEIERYKKAGKVHSLDNFVDYTIKWSRDLKQNLLSCKKVSFDENIINVSLYRPFIQQWFYSDFILNDVLTTNHLNIFGKKFEQHNIIIYFSGTPLLKPFQAFASQRACDYHFLEQTQCLPLYRYDKEGNRTDNITDWGLAQFQTHYGDSIITKLDIFHYTYAVLHNPAYRIKYELNLKREFPRIPFYDDFHQWVNWGKQLMDLHINYETVEPYPLKRIDLPLAKNRTPKAKLKADAANGTIILDDVTTLEGIPKIAWEYRLGNRCALEWILDQYKEKKPKDPTIAEKFNTYRFADYKEQVIDLLQRVCTVSMETMQIIYHIQAAQNYSHFQSGEVKVCK